The DNA window ttatttttgtctatttcattttcaaaaatgacaactactttttaatttaatgtttttttcttaactttatcaaaacattcaaatatttaaattgaatataactttttttattaaaaaaattcaatattttatttgttaatttttaaagaattttattttttttagcacattttgtttataataaatcATGTTCTTATATTAAAATCATAATAATATTGAAATGAAGTTATGAAATTCAAATCCCGAAATTTATTTTGTTTCAAGCATATAAATTATGTATTAAATGAAAGAGAGAGTGAATAAGTTAATTTAagtcaatttaataattaaatatatttaattttcatttattatAAAAGAATAAAACTTGATTAATGGTCATTTATTACTCCTAATCCAGTACCCCGGAGGCACTGGTTAGCATGAccctatatttaattatataataactttgtaatatatatgtatattggATGCTCTTAAAATAgtcatttattaaaattataaatatacatttaaaaGATATTGTATTTTAGTTGGTTTGattctttttttttgacaagaacAAAACTAGTTCATTTCATTATTGATAAGTAAAGCGATACAAGGAAGAATATAATGCAAAGAACTACGCCtagcccaagaattggccgcctttacAAGAGAatgggcaaccatattcgcttggcgTTTAacaaacttaacctcaaagttgTGAAAAGAAGATAAAAGCAATCTAATAGAACGAATAACATGATGAAACTCGGAACTACCAGAAGCATTGGAATGCAATGCCATAACCACTGTAAGAGAATCACTTTCAAAAATAATTCGATCGAGATGAAGAGCAATAGAGTCTTGGATAGCCTCTTTAAGAGCCAATGCCTCGGCTTCGAGAATAGAGAGATGTCTAGAATCCCAAGCCACACCTGCATGGATAAAACTACCACCCTCCCCCCGAATACACCAACCTCTATTAGTCGTTCCCAAAAGTGAGTTAAACCCGACGTCGACGTTGCATTTAACCCAATCCTCCTCAGGAGGAGACCAAGTTAATGCATGATGAAGATTATTGTTATTACCCAGAACCTGTTGAGTGGTAAACAATTCTTGCCAACGATGAAAAGCAAGCCAACCAAGACGAGAAGCTTCATCCTTCTCGTTATTCCACACCATATCGTTCCTATTTTTCCACAGTGCCTCCACCATAACAGCGACTCGACCTGCAACCTTCCTATCCTCACTGTTACAAATATCAAAGATAACCGAACGAACATCCGAGACTACCTGAATTCTAGATTCTATAATAGGACCCAATCCAGCCGCCCTCCAACTAATAAGCGACTCCGCACACCCAAAGAAAATATGCCAATCATCTTCTATAGACAAATTACAAAGCGGACACTCTTCCACACAAGGAACATGATGAAGCCGAAGTCTTTTCCGAGTGGGTAGGAAATCTTTGCAAATTCTCCATAACAGTTTAAATCTAGGTGCCGCACTAATCTTCCACAAATTAGACCAACTAGCCTCCCCCTCCCCAACATTCTGCCTCTTTTTAGCCTTCCTCCATAATCTATAGCCGGAGCGAACAGGATAGTTACCACTTTGCTCCTCACTCCAAATTAATCTGTCTTCCGTAACCTCCTCCAACAAAGGAACGTGAATAATATCCTCCACAGCTGCACAATCAAACACCTCCATTAATATTCTCAAATCCCACTGTTTAG is part of the Vicia villosa cultivar HV-30 ecotype Madison, WI linkage group LG2, Vvil1.0, whole genome shotgun sequence genome and encodes:
- the LOC131650791 gene encoding uncharacterized protein LOC131650791, yielding MEVFDCAAVEDIIHVPLLEEVTEDRLIWSEEQSGNYPVRSGYRLWRKAKKRQNVGEGEASWSNLWKISAAPRFKLLWRICKDFLPTRKRLRLHHVPCVEECPLCNLSIEDDWHIFFGCAESLISWRAAGLGPIIESRIQVVSDVRSVIFDICNSEDRKVAGRVAVMVEALWKNRNDMVWNNEKDEASRLGWLAFHRWQELFTTQQVLGNNNNLHHALTWSPPEEDWVKCNVDVGFNSLLGTTNRGWCIRGEGGSFIHAGVAWDSRHLSILEAEALALKEAIQDSIALHLDRIIFESDSLTVVMALHSNASGSSEFHHVIRSIRLLLSSFHNFEVKFVKRQANMVAHSLVKAANSWARRSSLHYILPCIALLINNEMN